caatttaaataagatttttaacttttaaattcttatatttattcttcaataatttcaaaCACACAGACATTAATTTCGAAATATTCTGTTGTTTTCAAATCCTTTACTTGAATTATATCACATGAATTTGCAATAATCTAACATCTTTATCGTTTAATTACACAGGGcctaaaacaaaatgaaattgccAATTCTAATAACATTACTCGTGGACAAAGCTTAAATGCAAATAATTTTGCATGGCAATCCAATCTGGAAAACCAATTCCATGCACAATACATGCGGCCATATGGGTATGGATTTGGCCAATTTtcagctgctgctgctgcttcaTCAATGCCGGGGCCACAGCCACCGTCAACATTTTCCATGTACCCAAACCCTTCTTATTACATGAACGTTTACCCTAATTTCATGCATCCACCACCACCAACCATGAACAACTATACATTTCTTATGGTCCCGACAAGGCAAGCAACAATGAACGAAATTAAAAGGTCCTCAAACTCTCGAAGGTATGGCCTATATAAACGATGCGCAAACTACAACTGCAAAACCACTAACACTGAAATGTGGTGCAAAGGTCCCCTTGGTCTCACGTATATATGtaacaaagataaaatattttactttttatttaaaatcaaatcatttttttaactaaatatattaattgaattttctcttctttgttaTTAATTAGACACTCTGCAATGCTTGTGGGATCAAGTatagaaaagaagaggaaaggaAAGCTAAAGGCGCCCCAAGCAATCAAAACTCAAACAATGCTTCTGGttgaatcttatttttttatgaaattgtacaaaataaaaaaatcaaatcaaagtgaTATGTATACTcctttttttttgaattaaatagatGATGAGAGGTGTATTTAGTTAATTGAGGAGCTTTGATTATTGTCGAATAAAGGGTGTGTTTAGTTTAAGTAATTTCTTCATTAtcaaaaatgatatattactacAAAAATAGATTcatagaatattatttattataaattataactattttttggtaaaattaattgtataaataattattatatttgattgacaataataaaagtattgagatactattttatataaatgctCTTAAAATTACTGTACATTAAATagtattatgtttgattaaactaatatatcttatattaaaagtatttgtttttttgtatattctaaaatattctctGTACTAATAAtgtattaagattttttatgtgtagtcaaattatgaattaataaattaaattattttttcaaattgacattttattgcaaatatattctttttctaaattatttttcatactatttgttgttttaattgaaaattatgttattttgtctgaaaattttaataagtaagaataagattataacaaaattaagattatctcaataatcttttgatatcgaaaataaatgtaataatcaaattatttttatattatcgaATACGTACATTagatttagtaataaaaaatcattaaaattttttattatataacaaatcaaataagataatgttAGCTAGAATAAATAGATTACtatagtaatcaaatattatcccAAACCAAATGCTTCTAAATATATTTACTAGTTATCAGTGTCTCTCTCTCTACATGAACAAAATATCCAATAATAGAAACTGAAAATCACATTTGGAGGACAAAAGTGTAATGTGAAGAAGACCAAAGtataaaatgtatttaaaattttgaacttatatagttaaaaagtgaaaacttcattaaaatttaaaaaacaaaagtacatataattaacattttatgtataaaatttaggTTGAATGACTGTTTCTCACCCAAACATTTGATGAAACAATGATTATCTACACTTTAAGTTTGAAAGGTCAAATTTCATTGATCTTAAATTTGTTatctgttatttttttttataaagttgatAAAACGACAAAACCTTTATCTATCTTTATTGAATCTAAATAACAATTTGCCTCCCAACAATTCATAAGCATTTTATCCACcctttattaaaaattataaaaagtttcCAGTGGGCTTACTCCTAGGGCTGGATTTAAGCCAAGCCAGCTCGAATTTGAACTTGGCCCGGTTGAGCCTAAAACGAGCCGACCttagccgagctcaagctcgagcttgagctactcgtcaaattttctaattaaaattttggatacaaaataatgtcattttgataaatatgtattaaaacaacgttattttgataacaaaaaacaagtcaagctcgagctcaaactcaagccaaCTCTAtgtgaaccgagccgagcttgagctcagttCGACTCAAATCCAGCTCTACTTACTCCTCTCCTACAACAGTTGAATTTAAAGGATTAAAATGTGTaaatttcaatgaattttagggaacaaaatattagaaatttatgtataaaaattaggTGGAATGATTgttttccacccaaacttttGATGAAACGATGATTTtctatcatttaaatttaaaaagtcaaaatttctatcaatcttaaatttgttaataaaacctaataatttttttttataaagttgatgaaaagattatattgtttatctttACTGAATCTAAAGAACAATTTGCATCCCAACgattcataaaaattttatccacccttgattataaattatagaaactaaaaattataaaaagttttcAATGGGATTGCTCCTCTCCCACTAGTCATATTTTCAATCATATGCAAAACTTTCAACCTTATCACCCTTGCTCACCGCTAACGTTATTTATATCCGTTAGATCTCACTCACATATGTCACTTCTTCCCCAGTCCAATGAGTGATGAGCTctattttgattggattttatCGGTTCCACCAACTCCAAATCATCTTGTAGCCCGCACAAGCTCTAAGCATATTCACGTTTGTTGGATTTCCCTAGATGTCATATATCTAACATttgagaaataagaaaatagaacaaaaatggaagatgagaaggaaaaaagaaaagaaaaataaagtagttaagagttaatatataatttgtttttattattatggaggtaagtgatattaattttattatatatcatataaagtgataaaattgtcttttaattGTTAAACTAATGCTTGATAACTTTCACAgagtgattaaaaaaataaacttttcaaactatAATGGtaagaaatttttgtttcattgaaGTTTGGGGAGGGTAATAGTCATTTGcctaaaatctataaaattgtAAAAGGACATGCCAAGGCCTTCCCATACCTAAACTATgagcataaaataaataaagaacaataattaatttatgaagaCAATCCAAATCTAAAGAATAAGCTAAAAAACATGTTGAAACATAAAAAtgcattaaatattttgaatttatagacTCAATATAACAAACTCTGTTAAAAAGACACAACTCTTTACataaaattctatcaaaataaagtaaaatactCTCTTATTTTACACTTTACTATTGACTTGGTCAAACccaaaataatagaaataaaaagatGACATAGTAGCAGTAAACAATGACAGCAACTAAATTACACTAATTTGTAATACTCTCCCTTAGTGCATAGTTATGACCAATAACTTCAAGAAcaactctaaaatttcaaatttagcttTTGCTAAAACTTTTGTAAATATATCTACAATTTGATCTTTTTAAGTCAAGTTcttgtttcaatattttttctcaaaCAAAGTGATGATGAAATAGGTACTCACATCAAATtcttttgtaaataattgagtgatttttaattaaaaataaaataatacccaacacataataacacacatcaaatatatatttatttatatactcaaaataggtacttatagcattgctcttttgataattttttggaCAAGATAGATGAATTCAATCCTATCCCTATATTTATAATGCATCTATTTTACCTTAAAAGGAAATTTATAGGCCAATAGAGATTAAACACAAATTGATTTCACATAAGCCAAAGCCATTGTAGAGCATTACTGTACAAATTCACTTGCCATTTATTCTTAAATGAACATTATAATCTTTTACATTtatggaaaattatttatatcatagcccaattttttaaagaaaaaagacaaattctTATCATAAAATTgccaaacataaaaataaatcattttaagaAAGTATTTGAGCCAATATggtacattttattttatttaaaaatgttgaGTTTAATAAAATACTTGGATTTTAGAAATATTCATCTTACTAATAGATTGATCTTCAGatgatggatttaatttttgatcTCTCTGTATTAAAAACATAAGATGCATGAAATAATAaaggtttttttaaataaaatataaattcagaaaaatattttataacttatataattttatttgtcaatatAAATTCCAAAAAATCAAGTTTTGGTGTGAGCAAAATTTGACCTTACAAAAACAAGGGTCTTATAATAAATGAAAGACTATTTTTTAGATGTAGATTTGAggtatatatattgatgtaaaaTAGTTTTGTAAgtcaaacaatttttcaaactgaaattaGGATGGTTGAGGGTTTCGTAGAGGTACACCTCGACCAACAACCACATTCGCCCTCAATATCAAGGGAAGAGATACCCTTAGCCTTACTCCCAACCCTAGGAGTTGGCTAGATTTTTCGTTTAGTAAGATTTATGATTTAGAGTTTATCCAATTGTCTAAAGCTGCCAATTATAGTTGCCAACCCTATTTTCAGGttcaaaattactttttacaaaagaatttaaaatttatacaaactgttcttataaattgtgtaaataaaacaattaattctCACAAATTATACAATTGGTACAGCAACATTGTCTTAAATTCCAAAACTTCCATATAAGAAATCTCTTGACTCTCAAAACTCTATAAATTGAACATCTCTCTGTGATTCATATCATCCCTTCAATACAGTTGAAAGAAGTAAGTCTCCTTTAATTTCTCTCTTGTTAATTTCCTCTCCCTCTTCccctccctctccctctccctctccacGGTAATATTCTTCGATTTCTCCAGCAATAGCTtcaatacatttttatttattatttctcattttaatatctaatttgtTCTTCATATACGATTATAGACTGATTCTATATTCATGTATTTACCATCCTATGAATTCTTATGCGTGAATacttgtaatataaatattttaaatcgaAATCCTacaaactgttttttttttttgaaacagtaaATGATGATATTTACAGAGATGTATATATGAAGTAGATGTTCACAGACAGAATGAACTGACATATAacccataaatattattttattatttgttcatttatttttaaacagatCTCGATGGTTAAAAATGTTCCATTTTTCATTagttaaacaaatatattttcgTTTATCATTAAAGAGcttatttaatttctcttaGATCTATGATCAGATAAgcataatgataaaaattaacCCAGATgatactataatttttaatggaTCCAAATAccttaatttcttcttctttcagcGATGATTTTCGTAATCTCATCACAAAAACAACGCGTTTAAGTCATTATAATTTGCTAGAAATGTGTCAGTATTCCAGGTcatttaattttgtcttttatattgATTACAGCTCCACTTTAATACTTTTCATGCATGTCTaaattattttggatttttataattttttgtattttataaatattattatttttactttattgtGTTGACTCCTGTAGAGAAACAAGCACACATCGAGATCTCATATTGCTCGCAGTACCTATTATGGGTTCTCAGTGGTTCAATCAGCAAATGAATAATCAAGATCTTCCCAACAACATTGCTGAAGACACAGTTGACCTCACTCTGAAATTAGGGTtaccaaacaaaattaataattctgagaaaaataaacaaatccaATTTGATTTTGCTCCTTTGGCTCCAAATCTTACTACTCAGCCTCCTCAGGTATAAATCTTTCTTATAAATATgggtatttattttgtttttgttaaggTTTGAAATTTACGTTAAAGTAATTatggttaatttattttcacGATAGAGGATTAATCTtcgtttttcttcaaattttttgttgagAAATGAAGATTTATTGATGGTTGATCTTAATTTCCACGTTATTCTTATATTAATCACTTCActttacttcaatttttttattaaataacgtttaattcaagattattattttggtaGTTTTACGccttgatttttttatatgtgaaaTTAAGGTACATAATTAATTGTGTTATCGGTAATTCGTTACCAAAGTTGGTAATGACAGAAAAAGCTGATGATATAGATATGTGTGCATATACGCGTTTTGTGATTAATGAATTTAAGAGTAACAAATAAtctcattaaaaattattattttgaaaaaaataatttttaatgtttttaattttattaatttggttaTTCCCTTGTTAAAATTTcttgaatataatacatcaAATATTTTTCTGTTTATTCTTATTATCATTTTCCACGATtgtattattgttgttgttgttactgagttcatttattttcaataaattttataattttgtctcCCTTTCTGAAAGTGTTGTCCATCAATTGACATTTGCCCTCATTTCTAGacaatttaaataagatttttgtcttttaaactcttatatttatTCTTCAATATTTCAAACAGATAGACATTAATTTCGAAATatgttcttattttttaaatcctcTACTTGaattatatcatatgaataTGCAATTATGTAACATCTTTATTGGTTAATTACACAGGgccaaaaacaaaatgaaattgccAATTCTAATAACATTACAAGTGGACAAAGCTTAAATGCCAATAATTTTGCATGGCAATCCAATCGGGAAAACCAATTCCATCCACAATATATGCGGCCAAATGGGTGTGGATTCGGCCAATTTTCAGctgctgcttcttcttcttcatcaatgCCCTCAACATTTTCCATGTACCCAAACACTTATTATTACAACAACTCCAACATGAACCCTTACCCCAATTTAATGCTTCCACCACCACCAACCATGAACAACTACACACTTCTTGACATCCCAACAAGGCGAGCAACAATGAATGAACTTGAAAGGTCCTCAAGCTCTCGAAGGTATGGTTTGCAACATCAACAATATGTTGGAAATTATAACAATCCGTTTAAACGATGCACCAACTACAACTGCAACACCAATGACACCCCGATGTGGCGCAAAGGTCCCCTTGGTCACAAGGTATGTAactaagataaaatatattatttttatttaaaaatcaaatcatttttttaacttagtatattaattaatttttctct
This region of Mangifera indica cultivar Alphonso unplaced genomic scaffold, CATAS_Mindica_2.1 Un_0010, whole genome shotgun sequence genomic DNA includes:
- the LOC123205631 gene encoding GATA transcription factor 29-like, encoding MGSQWFNQQMNNQDLPNNIAEDTVDLTLKLGLPNKINNSEKNKQIQFDFAPLAPNLTTQPPQGQKQNEIANSNNITSGQSLNANNFAWQSNRENQFHPQYMRPNGCGFGQFSAAASSSSSMPSTFSMYPNTYYYNNSNMNPYPNLMLPPPPTMNNYTLLDIPTRRATMNELERSSSSRRYGLQHQQYVGNYNNPFKRCTNYNCNTNDTPMWRKGPLGHKTLCNACGIKYRKEEEKRKAKEEASNRKSNNNLG